One stretch of Bombus vancouverensis nearcticus chromosome 16, iyBomVanc1_principal, whole genome shotgun sequence DNA includes these proteins:
- the LOC117161506 gene encoding carbohydrate sulfotransferase 4 isoform X2, producing MSKRLSFYGLIGLASICIFLLAFNQRYSSYLEHRLQPVISDVEIRPRIIKIQDPVTAYFRGSIENVTLSEIQEVVDQQRKAIEREMEGYKYPNGKYGVNVSKLEDLVLEKGGRPMRSVILTSWRSGSTFFGDVINAHPANFYHYEPLLDFGIVQIRGPPLADEALSNLEALLRCDFSNLDRYLDYGKTHPWVFNHNTHLWKQCQIHKKICWDPRFVSKFCKLFPFQSMKIVRLRLRAAEKLLEQEDLGIRLVLLIRDPRGILQSRKHREWCPTEPDCSNPALVCADMVSDFSAAVRLIKKYPRTFRVVRYEDLSVDPYRHVKELYNFYGLDFHVNVKKFLDTHTKNDVGGVSSTFRNSKVAPFHWRTDLDFEEVDEIQRVCAAAMRLWGYVMASNSSHQKDFDPLTDYQLQL from the exons ATGTCAAAACGACTGAGCTTCTATGGTCTAATAGGCCTGGCGTCCATTTGCATCTTCCTCTTAGCATTTAATCAACGCTACAGCAGCTACCTTGAGCATCGACTGCAGCCGGTGATATCG GATGTGGAAATAAGGCCACGCATCATCAAAATTCAAGATCCAGTAACG GCATATTTTAGAGGGTCCATTGAAAATGTTACACTTTCTGAAATACAAGAAGTTGTTGATCAACAAAGAAAAGCAATTGAAAGAGAGATGGAAGGGTACAAATATCCCAATGGAAAATATGGAGTTAATGTTAG taAGCTAGAAGACTTAGTATTAGAAAAAGGAGGGAGACCCATGAGAAGTGTGATTTTAACAAGCTGGAGAAGTGGTAGTACGTTTTTTGGAGATGTGATCAACGCACATCCGGCCAATTTTTACCACTATGAACCTCTTCTTGATTTTGGAATTGTACAAATTAGGGGGCCACCACTTGCTGACGAAGCTCTTAGCAACCTGGAAGCATTATTAAGATGTGACTTTAGTAATCTTG ATCGATACTTGGATTATGGTAAAACGCATCCTTGGGTCTTCAATCATAATACTCATCTATGGAAACAGTGTCAGATTCACAAAAAAATTTGTTGGGACCCACGATTCGTttcgaaattttgtaaattattccCCTTTCAATCGATGAAAATTGTCCGTTTAAGATTGCGCGCTGCAGAAAAACTCCTGGAGCAAGAAGA TTTAGGAATACGTTTAGTTCTATTGATTCGCGATCCAAGAGGAATTTTACAATCGAGAAAGCATCGAGAATGGTGCCCGACCGAACCAGATTGTTCTAACCCTGCATTAGTATGTGCAGACATGGTTTCAGACTTCAGTGCAGCTGTTCGACTAATAAAAAAATATCCACGTACCTTTAG GGTGGTGCGTTACGAAGACTTATCTGTAGACCCCTATAGACACGTGAAGGAACTGTACAATTTCTACGGCTTGGACTTTCACGTGAACGTGAAGAAGTTTTTAGATACTCATACAAAGAACGACGTGGGTGGTGTCTCGAGCACTTTTCGAAATTCGAAAGTGGCACCCTTTCATTGGCGAACAGACCTTGATTTCGAGGAAGTCGACGAGATACAAAGAGTGTGTGCGGCTGCAATGCGTTTGTGGGGATACGTTATGGCATCAAACTCCAGCCACCAAAAGGATTTCGATCCTCTCACCGACTACCAACTACAATTATGA
- the LOC117161506 gene encoding carbohydrate sulfotransferase 4 isoform X3 → MSKRLSFYGLIGLASICIFLLAFNQRYSSYLEHRLQPVISAYFRGSIENVTLSEIQEVVDQQRKAIEREMEGYKYPNGKYGVNVSKLEDLVLEKGGRPMRSVILTSWRSGSTFFGDVINAHPANFYHYEPLLDFGIVQIRGPPLADEALSNLEALLRCDFSNLDRYLDYGKTHPWVFNHNTHLWKQCQIHKKICWDPRFVSKFCKLFPFQSMKIVRLRLRAAEKLLEQEDLGIRLVLLIRDPRGILQSRKHREWCPTEPDCSNPALVCADMVSDFSAAVRLIKKYPRTFRVVRYEDLSVDPYRHVKELYNFYGLDFHVNVKKFLDTHTKNDVGGVSSTFRNSKVAPFHWRTDLDFEEVDEIQRVCAAAMRLWGYVMASNSSHQKDFDPLTDYQLQL, encoded by the exons ATGTCAAAACGACTGAGCTTCTATGGTCTAATAGGCCTGGCGTCCATTTGCATCTTCCTCTTAGCATTTAATCAACGCTACAGCAGCTACCTTGAGCATCGACTGCAGCCGGTGATATCG GCATATTTTAGAGGGTCCATTGAAAATGTTACACTTTCTGAAATACAAGAAGTTGTTGATCAACAAAGAAAAGCAATTGAAAGAGAGATGGAAGGGTACAAATATCCCAATGGAAAATATGGAGTTAATGTTAG taAGCTAGAAGACTTAGTATTAGAAAAAGGAGGGAGACCCATGAGAAGTGTGATTTTAACAAGCTGGAGAAGTGGTAGTACGTTTTTTGGAGATGTGATCAACGCACATCCGGCCAATTTTTACCACTATGAACCTCTTCTTGATTTTGGAATTGTACAAATTAGGGGGCCACCACTTGCTGACGAAGCTCTTAGCAACCTGGAAGCATTATTAAGATGTGACTTTAGTAATCTTG ATCGATACTTGGATTATGGTAAAACGCATCCTTGGGTCTTCAATCATAATACTCATCTATGGAAACAGTGTCAGATTCACAAAAAAATTTGTTGGGACCCACGATTCGTttcgaaattttgtaaattattccCCTTTCAATCGATGAAAATTGTCCGTTTAAGATTGCGCGCTGCAGAAAAACTCCTGGAGCAAGAAGA TTTAGGAATACGTTTAGTTCTATTGATTCGCGATCCAAGAGGAATTTTACAATCGAGAAAGCATCGAGAATGGTGCCCGACCGAACCAGATTGTTCTAACCCTGCATTAGTATGTGCAGACATGGTTTCAGACTTCAGTGCAGCTGTTCGACTAATAAAAAAATATCCACGTACCTTTAG GGTGGTGCGTTACGAAGACTTATCTGTAGACCCCTATAGACACGTGAAGGAACTGTACAATTTCTACGGCTTGGACTTTCACGTGAACGTGAAGAAGTTTTTAGATACTCATACAAAGAACGACGTGGGTGGTGTCTCGAGCACTTTTCGAAATTCGAAAGTGGCACCCTTTCATTGGCGAACAGACCTTGATTTCGAGGAAGTCGACGAGATACAAAGAGTGTGTGCGGCTGCAATGCGTTTGTGGGGATACGTTATGGCATCAAACTCCAGCCACCAAAAGGATTTCGATCCTCTCACCGACTACCAACTACAATTATGA
- the LOC117161506 gene encoding carbohydrate sulfotransferase 4 isoform X1, whose translation MSKRLSFYGLIGLASICIFLLAFNQRYSSYLEHRLQPVISVSKKSEDVEIRPRIIKIQDPVTAYFRGSIENVTLSEIQEVVDQQRKAIEREMEGYKYPNGKYGVNVSKLEDLVLEKGGRPMRSVILTSWRSGSTFFGDVINAHPANFYHYEPLLDFGIVQIRGPPLADEALSNLEALLRCDFSNLDRYLDYGKTHPWVFNHNTHLWKQCQIHKKICWDPRFVSKFCKLFPFQSMKIVRLRLRAAEKLLEQEDLGIRLVLLIRDPRGILQSRKHREWCPTEPDCSNPALVCADMVSDFSAAVRLIKKYPRTFRVVRYEDLSVDPYRHVKELYNFYGLDFHVNVKKFLDTHTKNDVGGVSSTFRNSKVAPFHWRTDLDFEEVDEIQRVCAAAMRLWGYVMASNSSHQKDFDPLTDYQLQL comes from the exons ATGTCAAAACGACTGAGCTTCTATGGTCTAATAGGCCTGGCGTCCATTTGCATCTTCCTCTTAGCATTTAATCAACGCTACAGCAGCTACCTTGAGCATCGACTGCAGCCGGTGATATCGGTCAGTAAAAAATCGGAG GATGTGGAAATAAGGCCACGCATCATCAAAATTCAAGATCCAGTAACG GCATATTTTAGAGGGTCCATTGAAAATGTTACACTTTCTGAAATACAAGAAGTTGTTGATCAACAAAGAAAAGCAATTGAAAGAGAGATGGAAGGGTACAAATATCCCAATGGAAAATATGGAGTTAATGTTAG taAGCTAGAAGACTTAGTATTAGAAAAAGGAGGGAGACCCATGAGAAGTGTGATTTTAACAAGCTGGAGAAGTGGTAGTACGTTTTTTGGAGATGTGATCAACGCACATCCGGCCAATTTTTACCACTATGAACCTCTTCTTGATTTTGGAATTGTACAAATTAGGGGGCCACCACTTGCTGACGAAGCTCTTAGCAACCTGGAAGCATTATTAAGATGTGACTTTAGTAATCTTG ATCGATACTTGGATTATGGTAAAACGCATCCTTGGGTCTTCAATCATAATACTCATCTATGGAAACAGTGTCAGATTCACAAAAAAATTTGTTGGGACCCACGATTCGTttcgaaattttgtaaattattccCCTTTCAATCGATGAAAATTGTCCGTTTAAGATTGCGCGCTGCAGAAAAACTCCTGGAGCAAGAAGA TTTAGGAATACGTTTAGTTCTATTGATTCGCGATCCAAGAGGAATTTTACAATCGAGAAAGCATCGAGAATGGTGCCCGACCGAACCAGATTGTTCTAACCCTGCATTAGTATGTGCAGACATGGTTTCAGACTTCAGTGCAGCTGTTCGACTAATAAAAAAATATCCACGTACCTTTAG GGTGGTGCGTTACGAAGACTTATCTGTAGACCCCTATAGACACGTGAAGGAACTGTACAATTTCTACGGCTTGGACTTTCACGTGAACGTGAAGAAGTTTTTAGATACTCATACAAAGAACGACGTGGGTGGTGTCTCGAGCACTTTTCGAAATTCGAAAGTGGCACCCTTTCATTGGCGAACAGACCTTGATTTCGAGGAAGTCGACGAGATACAAAGAGTGTGTGCGGCTGCAATGCGTTTGTGGGGATACGTTATGGCATCAAACTCCAGCCACCAAAAGGATTTCGATCCTCTCACCGACTACCAACTACAATTATGA